CTTCAGTATTAAGATATCCGATCTAGATAGTAGGGGGCAGTTTGAGCTtagttatttatacaaaaaacacttatatatttataatattagtacagattgtAGGTATATAAGTAAATCTGTAGTTTACGATTTctatgatatatacatatatagcatcAAAAAACGTATTAGTTACTATTTATAACCCAactaaataatcataaaaacgTTAAATGTTGGGTACCCTACGTTATTTTTTCTATCCCTGAAAaagataatttacaatttatttggcttattattattactatttatttggcttatattaattattattattaatttcatgctGGTTGAGTTCGATATATTAATacgtattgaaaatatatctaagtttaatattttgagACGTACCTACATTCCTATCGTTGTCtctaactatattatatatatagacattATGTAAGCGTAGttcttttttatcaaataaaataaaaggattgCTTTGAACAAATacctcaaaaattataattacaaataaaaatcaaaatatttctttctttttatcttttctctgcaacatttaaatataaacatcttTGTGTTATGTACTtgaatttttaacatatatcaAGCCTTGCTCAATTTCGATAACTTAATATagagtgaaaaaaatattttcctaaatgtttttaataaaaacaatttattgacATAGTATATATTGTCTTGCCAGAAGTAAAAATATGAGAGCCATTTGAatggttataattttataccGATAATAGACCATTACCATCGCTTCGCTCCGAGGTATGCAAAATGTAAattcgaacaaaaaaaattaacagtttGATTTAGAAAAATAACCAGCGCATCAATACTTTCTCGCTAAGGTCATTGCAATaagattatgaaataaaaaattgtgaCACGAATATCACGCGCGAAcgcatgtttttaatttgaaacactaCATCATTTTATAGAGAATGTAATTACAAAAGTCGTACATTGCTAAATTaactacagataataaattttttgttttttttttttttaaatcttgatatttaatagtcgaaaaacattaaaataaatttaaattaaatgttactttTCTTGGAATAATCAAGAAGAAGCAGGATAATGACCTCtttctttttaacatttctGAAAACGACATAAAGTGCATGCATAATAATTCAGAGGCAATATaacctatatattataaaattgttttttttttacgtattcACGCCTTAACTAGTCTACTAATCATCTTGAAATTTTACAAACGAGCAGATATTAGTTTAGGATAAAACTACTAAACTaggtatgtaaataaaaaatataatataacccaAAGTGAGTATCgtagattaatcaagctttcGACAAATAATACCGCGTCAATTTGgcgtcaaatgttgtttatataactttttccTGTTATAGTTGTGATAGAGTATGctgaattttttaaaagttacggatatatttttatttattttcgctaTTTGATAGCTTCGGTTACGGTAACGAAACTCCATGACATCCATGTTCAATGACACTAACACTCGAAAAGTAAAACATTTcactaaaaagttaaaaactgAGAGACAGTTTACACGgacaaaatgtaaaattatcgTTATTTACATAAGTATACTTAGTTTCTTAgttacacatttttaaaaactaatcaaaatcaaaatatacctactattgTTGGCGCCTGCCATAAAAAGCATAGCAACCTACTCACCTACCACTCATTTTATACGCATGTGACCACATGTTACCGTTCTGGACGGTAATCGCACAATAATTAAGCTGTACATCTCATTGTTCATTCGTTTGCGCTATATCATTGTACCATTCGCTAATAATTTCCCCAACTATACGCACGTCCAATAAAGAGTTCTAATTCTACAAGCATCGAGTTTTCTTTGAACTCATCTTATACAATACAACTATAttcaagtattatatatatagtcatttaacaactatttttagtgaagctaccacaggttcggaaagtaggttctaccgataatcgacaagaaactcattagttaatTCTTTTTCACCTGTTAAttacaattgtatatgtatgtaatttatcctgcctggaagtctacaagtattaattccaaacttttttatcgtctgcaaaATCTTGTAGTGAATAATAATCGGTATAAATTCGGAATctattttcatattcatattaagatataatcaaaattttaagaaTACCTAAATTCCAACTCTgtgaaaaatgataatttatttatttttattagtacctataatgaatgtaaaaatttgtaaatttctcggattagaatataaattagtatagattaattgGCATGTTTTACtgaaagtttaataaaatctaGCCAAGGCTAATAATTTCCGCATTCATctgcaaatattaaattttaatttcggaacgtaaaaaaacacaattttcaAATATGGAATTGTCAAAAGATCATGCGAAATTAAAACACGGGGATATTTACTGATGGTTGTGACCCGGGCCGGTAGAGCccgtagagtcgagatggcccagtggttagaattgCGAGTGCAAACACTAAGCGTTGCAAGTCTGGGCAAGCAgtgctgaatattcatgtgttaaatttctgtttataatttatctcatgctctgtgatgaaaacatcgtaagaaaacctgcgtctctaatttcatagaaattctgccacatgtgtattccaccaacccgcattggaacagcgtggtgaaatatgtgcCAAACCTTATGAATGATTATACGTATTAAGTTGTTACCTTGGCACACTAATGTTGTGGAGGACACTACGCTATCATGAGGAATACCGTAGCCTTATCTATAcaactattatatatgtgaaagtaactcagccTGTTTGACTATCGTTCTATCAGCTGGCGACAAGCCTCCTTAACGCGTTTGAATCTGTGGcctaaagaatttaaaaaacgtttaataataaaatcggcAATAAAACCTTATGATAATGGattgtaatatacaaaaacagtACTTCATAGACTACCACacataattcttaaaaatattttgttctttcaCCAAAGTTGTGTGCCAAAAAAGCAAGTTTGACGaccaccgtggtcgagtggtgtgtacaccggttttcatgtgtacgccactctgaggtcccgggttcaattcccggccgagtcgatgtagattaccattagttttctatgttgtcttgggtctggatgtttgtggtaccgtcgttacatctgattttcaataacacaagtgctttagctacttacattgggatcagagtaatgtatgtgatgttgtcttttatttataaaaaaaagcgaGTTCaagttcgtcgtcgttcgtcgTCTTATATTTTATGGGACTCTTCCGCATCCAGTTGTCATTTCTCGGAATAATATTGCGAGTTCGATTCTCGGTACAGAACAATGTGCGCTTGCAGTGTCGTTTGATACGACAGTGTAAGCATTTTTATGTTTCAACTGTCTTTCCCGTTTATGAAATGAAGAATATACTTCCATCATACACagcttttaaaaatgttcagATACATGCAATACCTACTaatatatatgcaaataaatGCAATGtcgagttatttttaaataagggcCACAATACTGGCAACactcactttatttattattttaacctaACTCAATTTAAGATTCAATTattctcaattttattttttaattatttttaaggtttattatatatttccaatAGATGGACAGTCTTTCGAAGGTTCCACTAAAGGAAACAgaagcttaaaaaaaattgcgcaTAGTTCAATAGTATCGATTATaagtgatattaaaagttaCCTGGATATATGCTCTACTATATATAACCGGATCAggacaactttttttttaataaaagtttttctgTTTACGACTGGTTGTCATCTACGGTTTCGATCGCGTTAGGTAAAAAATTGACCTACGTCCTTTCTTGAACTCAAGAGTTTGCTTCTGGTGagaaatttcatgaaattcggttcattggtttggcctTGAAAGATCCACAGAAAGACTGACAGACAAgaaatactttcacatttataatattagtttagttttaaacCTATTTGTTTCatactgataaaaatatttgactatgTAGGTACTATACAATAacgataaaaaagtttttataaaacaaacttttaaaGCAGCTTTCCGCACGACTCAATATAGAAGAAATCGTTAATTAAATTAGGCATGTATAATTCAAAGCTGTGGTCATCTCGAGACTAACAATTGCGTAGAATTTTCCGCACTCCGTTTCCCCCGCGGAGAAAAGTCGGCCGCGTTCTCGTGAATCGAACTCACGATATCGAAGGAAGTAGACCAGCGGCGCTATTCTTTAAATCTCACTTTCCATTTCACTTATGAATTTTCAATGAAAACatcatttgttattttgtacCTCGAATGGAATCTATACTAGCGCCACTTTGTGAGAATGTAAGCGACGCGAACGAATTTTCTATGAGAAtcgttttatttgatataaatatttacactggctcactcatccttcaaaccggaacacaataacacTGGGTACTGTTGCCGGTGGTACAATATCTATTCACCGGGTGATACCTAACTAGAAAGCCTCGTCACCAagtgtatataataagtatgtttctagcattaattttttgttattatattattattggatAAAAGGCATCAGGCATAACTATTACGTTGTAGAGCATTCTATATAGGAGTCAATTTCATAATCAGCTCAAAACGCAGTAAACTATTTGTGGTCTAAAGTAAGTTGTAACAAAGTTCTGGGTATAAGGTTACAGTGTTgtatattgcaataataattagtttcatGCTTTACCCTATACAACATATCGCGTAGGTTTGTTTGTTTCAATTTTGAGTTATCCTCAAacttaaatttagaatttattttgagacattggtaaaaaaggtatattattcgatacaagattttgtagatgataaaaaagcttggaataaatacctgttgacttccaggccggataaattacatacatatattgtatttaactaaaatgattggattttttaaatgttgaaaaagagtaactactgagtttcttgacggttcttttctgtacaatctactttccgaacgggtggtagcttcacttaattgttaaatgacaattcaagtgcttataaaagcccacttgaataaaatttattttgattttgatagacATTATTTTAGTCTCTAgtctaaatataacattttccaCACAATTAGGTTAAGGCTTAGGCTTGAgtaggttaatatttcttatatgattCAAGTATGAACTATATGCTAAAATAACGTAAATGTATTCTATGCAGGACCAAGGAGGTTTTAatggtaattaataaaacacttttgtataaaaataactattattcgaaaataatatagaatcttataaattaaataaataacattgttattTGAAGTCTGTGATATGTAGTAGAGCATACttacaacattattataataattgggtATGTCATAGTtgattaatctatatataatttttaatttttatggacGATGgtaactacttaccatcaggtaggcTTGCCTTTTCTCACTATAAAAGTCTTTTATTTacacctataaaataaaattaaacaatttattaattatatattttcattgattCCGCCAGTGATTTCAGCCCTTCTCCAAGAACTTTAAGGCCCTCTCCGAGAGTCTTATGCGCTTCAGCTTGAGCCTTGACCCCCTCAGCCAACACATTGTGAGTTCGGGCCATCTCCTCCATAACCTTGACAACTCTTCCTTCATGCGCTAACCGCTGAtcttctaatttcaaaaatttatcaGCTATGCTGGTAAATAGAGAGCGTCGTTGTGGTGGTAACCTTCTGACAGCTCGAAATGTGCGGAGTGTAGgagcttaaaaataaattaatctaattattgttaaataaagaaTCAATAACCACATAAGATTACAAACTAGTCAAATTTATGAACCATTATGCATACTATTAGTAATATTATCAATAGTTTGAATGCAATAGCATAACATGTGAAACCAGTGTCTCCATGAATACATATTTACACCAAAAAATGGTATTTGTACTTCAACGTAAATATGACTAAACGGAAAGGATACAtacctaaaataaaagtatcaaaatGGTTCATAAATGATGCAGTActgaggaaaaaaataaaaaagtaaaattaatcgATTGATGGAGAATACGTCTATTTCGTCAGGGCGTTACGGtcgcatgcgtaagcgatcccgggCGCCccgcgtaacgcgtttttccagcgagagaaaaaaaagaaaaaaaaggatcCGTCTATTTATGATagctcttaaaaaaataataaaataattacacaaagTTGCACTTGTACTGTCACCATGCCTCTCTGCTGTTGTACTTTCTGGTTGCTTTACATCATGTTCTAGAGTAgactgaaaaattaaaaacaaaacattaatactctgttacaaatattttaattgaattataattttcggCCAGTGGCATGACTTGCATTTGAAGAAAGGTTGTGCATGtactaggtatatttttttaacaaaataaagttatttgctCTATTCCAGACTATAATCTATCTCGGTACTTCATTCCATTCAGATCTGTTAAGCCATTTTAGTGTCATCCATCCCTTCAAACTTTCTCATTCACAATAATATAGTCAAATAATCTTACCTCACTTGGCTGAGGGGATTGGTTCATTTTGATGTTTGTGACATCAAAGCCCACATTTACATTATCctaaaaacagttttattatatttatgtgctgACATGAATACttaatatgtatgtagatatatataaaaaaagttgctTAGTGCATATTACCTATGTAACTAGTTTGTATACCCTACCCTCgagaaaaagtataatttacagTAGCATTTTATATCCTACAATCCTacaatatatagttttaaaattaacatatttcattgtattataaaacCATATTAACTTACACAAATGATTTGTTTTCATCAATTCAGTAAAATAagtttatctgtatttaaaacTGAATaactttttgtatgtatgtatcaaagaaaaataataatttccaatAGCACTGTTtcctacttatatataataaatataacaatgtaaATAAGATACAAAAAAGCAAACTAACATCAAAAACTTGCAACTGCAGATGTTCATCGCCACCACCCCACATTAGTGCCACAATCCTCTCCTCGATTTCCGATAACTCGGGATTATCTTCCATTGCCCCACCAGACATACGTCTGGCAGCATTACGTGCAGCACATTTCTTTTTAACGGCACTTTTTTTATCAGCCCAATACTAAGCAAGGAAAACAGTAAGTACTCATTCTACatgcattattatttaagaaaaaatataatatcctcGACTAATAAATGCATggctatactaattttatattttcatacctTAACCCATTTTTTTCTAGATTTAACTGTCCCTCCTCTACAGCTATTTAATATGGCGGTAATTTTTTCCCATTCTTTTATAGCTCTAGCCTTAGCACTCGGGTTCCTCACAAGTCCTTTTGCTAGGGTAGGTCTCTCCTCTAAAAAGGATACTAAAGCCTCTACCTGGACTGCGGACGGGTGTGAAACACGTTCAATGAgactgaaaaaatattaaagaagttttgttattgtaattgaAAGTTGTTCATCTATACAGTGTGTATTACCAggctaataacaaaaaaatataaaaagtgaaTATGTACTTACTCCATCTTCAAGCttgataaagtttaaatttactttattttgataaacataTTGATATAAGGCAAACAATTCAAATTTGAATTCAACCAActaaaattgacattataaatagaagttgacatttatatttttcttcttttaacaaaaaatatgagcAAAGACACTCTGTATACAGGCAAATAATAGTAAAACTAATCAGTTTTTGCGTCACAAAATTGTTTAAcctaaaagtattttattcgtAACATACTACAATATGACGTCGTTGATGTTTCAACACTAATTTTACAGAAATATGTCTACTGAAAGGTTTTTTAGAAAACGTTAAGAAGAGTCTCGCATTTCACTTCacatgaattaaattttttttacagaatctTCAATATTGTTCTATTCCAATGAGTATCGTTGTGAGTTCGGATGTGAAAGTGACAACGAATTCGATCGTGGTTTATACATTCTTAAATCACAGACTATAACAGTCTTAAATGGTTTTAACGTTCTGAATTACTAGTGCTGCCATCtgttattaaattgattaagtGTTCTTTATACTTGAATAATTACGTGTTGATAAAAATCTTAACAAGATGACAGCAGTatcttaaaatacttattaaaataatgatttaaatagaAGCTATAAATTTTGCATGAGTAGTACAACAGTGACATCTAGTGTGTCAGTTTTTATCCATCTTGTATATTGTACgaagtttttattaacattactaGATGGCAGcattaacgtaaaaaatcgGTAAGCTTACTctcgtataaaattaaataaatagtagtgGGTTAAAGGCAAAAGAAACATCGTtcattcaaaagttttttttgaaattcaaaacatgacaggttttgttttgacttATTTTCCTTATATATAACTGACAACGTATTTTCACACgttttgcatttgtttttttagcaCCGCTTTCTTACCGGCTAGTAACTTTTTTGCCGCCCTCTAAAATTAATCTCTTGATAAATcgtaacaatatagtaaattgcAACTAAGAATCCCTTTTTAACTTCTGCACATCTACGAATGTAGCTCTTCAAATTAGGACCTGTTACATGCATTTTCATAATAACTGGGACTAAAAACGTCATACGCTATTAATGTATGAGATATACCAACCCATGAGAAATCTTTTGTATCAAATTTTATAAGGCgacaggatttttttttattacttcgaTTCCCCATTTCATAATCGTCATCAATTATACAGTCCAAGATTTCTGCCATACGcgtaattttcatttatatatgtaatttgagATAACGCTTAAATAGGAAAATTGTAACTGTTATAAAACCAGACAGTAACGAGAAAGAGTGTCTATAATTTCGATTGAAACAACGGACACTGCAGAGCGGGCGTCTTAGCgggattttaattgtttaagagGCATGCGGGCGGTGTACTGCGCGACTGTTAGCGATAAatagtttgatttgatttttcaaTATAGAATGAGAAATCTTACAGTTTCTCCAATttatctcttccagacaacccaatcttagagaaatttcaaataaatattttgggcAGATGGTGCATCCAtatctacatttaaaattagattCAAAGCATTATATTTATACCTCATTTTCCAATACACCATTTTGGCGCATAAGCTTTTCTTCCTCgctaatattacatataaaaagaaaatacaaatatcCCGACACTCGGCCACACATCAAATCAGATCATGAAAATAAAAGAGTTTGCTTTAACGAACTGAGGCGTTACTTGATAAGTTGAAAACGTTTGAGCACTTCAGAGATTAAAACTTTTACATTCTTGCTTTTAAAAGATTTTGTAACAATTAACGAATAGGAAACATTTCTATTAAGCTGTAACCTTGCATTGCTTAACAACAAATTCTGCGGAAGGAATACAACAACATACAATAATGAAAAGAGAGTTccatgattatattattaatatttccgtgttttttttttatcaatcaaatcaaatagaaaaaaacaGGTGTCGTGGAATACTCGGTTAAAGCGAAGTTCTTTCAATAtggattttgtattaaataactattaaatgataaatataaattaaatatcaatcaattatattgttattaatagatCATTTGTTGATTAAAACAGTACAAGAAAGACAGAGAAAGAGAAGCCTCACTCGTCTACTGTCTAGTCTAGACGTGTAAAAGAATTTCTTTCCAATATGAGgtgatgaatatttttttattgtttttttccaACGCTTTGAAGGATTTGCGACTTGCACCACTTTTGTTTAGAAACATCACGAGAGCTCTGCAATTGGCT
This window of the Vanessa cardui chromosome 5, ilVanCard2.1, whole genome shotgun sequence genome carries:
- the LOC124529773 gene encoding uncharacterized protein LOC124529773; translation: MDLIERVSHPSAVQVEALVSFLEERPTLAKGLVRNPSAKARAIKEWEKITAILNSCRGGTVKSRKKWVKYWADKKSAVKKKCAARNAARRMSGGAMEDNPELSEIEERIVALMWGGGDEHLQLQVFDDNVNVGFDVTNIKMNQSPQPSESTLEHDVKQPESTTAERHGDSTSATLSPTLRTFRAVRRLPPQRRSLFTSIADKFLKLEDQRLAHEGRVVKVMEEMARTHNVLAEGVKAQAEAHKTLGEGLKVLGEGLKSLAESMKIYN